The Desertifilum tharense IPPAS B-1220 genome includes a region encoding these proteins:
- a CDS encoding PspA/IM30 family protein translates to MGLFDRISRVVRANLNDMVSKAEDPEKMLEQSVTEMQEDLVQLRQAVASAIAGQKRTEQQYNQAQSQANTWDQRARLALQKGDEELARQALQRKKSFVETATTLKTQLDTQTTQVESLKRNLIGLESKISEAKTKKDMLKARAQYAKTQEQLGQTIGKIGTSSAMSAFDRMEEKVLQMEARSQAVAELGGDDLEKKFAALEPAGDIDDELAMMKAQITGGSMNPNPLPPASSSGSTSTQDAPVDDDLEKLRKELDSL, encoded by the coding sequence ATGGGATTATTCGATCGCATAAGTCGAGTCGTCAGGGCCAATCTCAACGATATGGTCAGCAAGGCAGAAGATCCAGAAAAAATGCTGGAGCAATCTGTCACGGAAATGCAAGAGGATTTGGTGCAGTTACGTCAGGCGGTGGCTAGCGCGATCGCCGGTCAAAAGCGCACCGAACAGCAGTATAATCAAGCCCAATCTCAGGCTAATACTTGGGATCAACGGGCGCGACTCGCTTTACAAAAAGGTGATGAGGAACTCGCTCGCCAAGCCCTACAGCGCAAAAAAAGCTTTGTAGAAACTGCAACGACGCTGAAAACTCAACTCGATACTCAAACGACTCAGGTAGAAAGTCTTAAGCGGAATTTGATTGGTCTAGAGAGCAAGATTTCTGAGGCGAAAACCAAGAAAGATATGCTCAAAGCTAGGGCGCAATACGCTAAGACCCAAGAGCAACTCGGCCAAACGATTGGTAAGATTGGCACCAGTAGCGCCATGAGTGCGTTCGATCGCATGGAAGAGAAAGTGCTACAGATGGAAGCGCGATCGCAAGCCGTGGCAGAGTTGGGAGGGGACGATTTAGAAAAGAAATTTGCAGCACTCGAACCGGCTGGCGATATTGATGATGAACTGGCGATGATGAAGGCGCAAATTACCGGGGGTTCTATGAATCCAAATCCTTTACCCCCAGCTAGCAGCAGCGGCTCGACTTCTACCCAAGATGCGCCGGTGGATGATGATTTAGAGAAACTGCGTAAGGAACTCGACAGTTTGTAA
- a CDS encoding PspA/IM30 family protein — translation MGLIDRIGRVIKANLNSLVGNAEDPEKVLEQVVMDMQEDLIQMRQAVASAIATQKRTERQWKHNEATAQDWHRRAQLALQKGDETLAREALVRRQPYMETAEALHQQISQQSQLVNKLKQDMHKVERKLAEAKTKKDMYIARARSAKASQQINEMMGKLNPQGSLAAFDRMEEKVHQLEARAEAWTSLETDDLEKSFAALEGGSQVDAELATMKAQLGGSQSASLPQASEVDPELERLRAQIRDT, via the coding sequence ATGGGATTAATAGATCGCATTGGACGGGTTATTAAAGCAAATCTGAACAGCTTGGTTGGGAATGCCGAAGATCCAGAGAAAGTTCTCGAACAAGTCGTGATGGATATGCAAGAGGACTTGATTCAAATGCGTCAGGCGGTTGCTAGCGCGATCGCCACCCAGAAGCGCACAGAACGCCAATGGAAGCATAATGAAGCAACAGCCCAAGATTGGCACCGACGCGCTCAACTGGCGTTGCAAAAGGGGGATGAGACCCTCGCCAGGGAAGCCTTGGTTCGCCGTCAACCCTATATGGAAACGGCTGAGGCGTTGCACCAGCAAATTAGCCAACAAAGCCAGTTAGTCAACAAGCTCAAGCAGGATATGCACAAGGTTGAGCGCAAGCTGGCGGAGGCGAAAACCAAGAAAGATATGTATATTGCCAGAGCGCGATCGGCCAAAGCGTCTCAGCAAATTAATGAGATGATGGGAAAACTCAACCCCCAAGGCTCGCTGGCGGCGTTCGATCGCATGGAAGAGAAGGTTCACCAGCTTGAAGCTCGCGCCGAAGCCTGGACGAGTTTAGAAACAGACGATCTCGAAAAGTCGTTTGCGGCACTAGAAGGGGGAAGCCAGGTGGATGCAGAGTTAGCTACAATGAAGGCGCAATTGGGCGGCTCGCAGTCAGCATCCTTACCCCAAGCCTCAGAAGTCGATCCGGAGTTGGAAAGATTACGCGCTCAAATTCGCGATACCTAG